The segment tgacagcaggtggtctgccccatgctgatctactattggctggtggcggtaggtcttcgttttcattggtggcttgagctgggtctcaagccactttctctgCATTGATGATTGCGATGCTGTAGGTCCTGCAGCcgtctggacctcctgagcggtgcggttacgttgatgggcgtttcgctacacTGTGGGACGTCAcagctaatttgattttcgttggctgcaggagtatctcattcagggggcgttgtcttccgtggagttgtcgtgctcggtggtatCATTGTTGGTGgaaggtcttctcatactcgttgggaggagaaattcttcctgcgtcgtatttagtgttggttttacttgctggatgagaagcgcctccagcaggcgtaaccgacgggtaTGAGgagccttcccgatgatcttcgtgttttggatgatcacttTTCGGGAAATGGTCTGatgggcgtgattcttgatagccccctcttgtgtgtggcatgagagtctcttcgacaggcgaaTGGTCTGatgggcgtgattcttgatagccccctcttgtgtgtggcatgagagtctcttcgacaggcgaatggtagtcataccaacgtcgGCGCCGCTGCAACCACGGACTGGGCATgcatactggtacaccacatgcgtctgcttcagggggtctcgtacctgtggagaggggttatttttcataattaggtcgcgcatcctccgattctggtagtaattGAAATTCTTTCTATAAGTAGCCGAGATAGTTGTGAGGGGctgagccaagtggcccatcacactcaaatactggtaactcaaacaagttatgccataaatacaaatctgtagtactagattagcatatccagtaatgtgttcttaacatagattaattaataaaataatatccttgcaaaattgatgctttaatgacttatacaacccacggctacaaaacctggtgcgtaacatctttgtgaccagattcgaatattattggtaatacaggtaattatagtccagtcaatctagggcacaaatagatacagcttagcacaagttggtagagtagccatttacggttttgtgatccttggccacatccaaataacatatcaaacatctaccattatttaaatagtcaatccaggcgatataagacgtaggacagaatgagagagagagagagagagagagggaaaatacaGCTGCTTaaaggataattaaaaaggatattttcgtctgaataatattaatatgaatagccAGTTctaacaatatttaaggcatttttatttagaaaatgtgataacgattaaaaacaatatgatgtgataagatttcataatgattattttccaaaaaatatatgataacatgtttcttaaagcagaaggtctcaagtatatctgTCAGATTAATAGCTGAacaataaaagctctctctctctctctctctctctctctctgtccatatgtatttcatataatattgcatttctttgcgggATTACCGTACTTTCCCTtttcctccctttcgaaccattctaactatatcctggttgtttgaacgtgggccactttcagtgcaagaagggcatgatctcaccgagccaggcctggcggggcgacaccgcttttgtaactggctgtacatGAAACACTACTTATTGATGTGTTGCAAATTTTCCCTCTCGGAGTTTCCGAAATCCATGTCTtccatgtttttcttttatatgaaattttaatacttttactttattttatatattggtcTTGATTTAATTGCGTATCTACAGATTAAGATATCAGCAAGTCATCCTTACACTGGTTTATGCCTAAGCTCTTGAGATTAAATCTTATCATCGTTTttgtgagtaaaataaaatgctatataaaaacatgaattagcaaaaacatattttttgtaattgaTAGTACCAATTTCTCGACATGTATTTGGATACACTTGATCACAATTTCAACCGTTAAATGGTCATCCCTTCTAAGTCTGGTccaatcttttaaaaaacaaagattccCCTCTGTATTTCCTTGTCAACGTTAACGTATACTTAACATGAAACGAATGTTTTGAATGgaatataaactttagtccaaagACCAAGTgccaggacctatgaggtcattcagcgctgataaggGGAATTAGGAGTGAaaaggatgaaaacctcgcatTGTGAAattattgtcaggagagggtggaaagcaagaaggaaaaaaaagagaatatgaacagaggtaaagtaaaaggaatgaaaggggttgcaacttaGGAACTTAGTAATATCTATAATGCGTTGCACCGCTTGAGGTGTACTAACGGCACGTCCACCATCAGtctcacgcccccccccccccccccccccccccccccacccccactccgtCCCGCCCACCTGTATTCACTGGGACAAATGTTTGGAGGCATAGAAAACTCTCCCCCATCAAAATGCCGCTGTTTCTGATTAATAAAGAGCCAAGATGTTATTTAGCTGTAGTAATCGATACAGAAGTCGTAACGGTCCTTGTCCCTTCAGCAAACTATATTAAACTTGtcaacaagtaaaaactgcaccgaagtttcttcgtcgcaagcaagttttctgtacatcgtataattaaggccaccgaaaatagatccatctttcgGTAGTGGCCTAGccaatatcgttgccagacgcaagatcatggctaactttaaccttaactgaAATAaagattactgaggctagagggctgcaatttggtatgtttgatgattggaggatggatgactaacattccaatttgcagccatatagcgtcggtagtttttaagatctgagggcggacagaagaagtgcggatagaaaagagtgctgacggacagacaaagccggcacaatagttttcttctcagaaaactgaaaacagGTCTTCATAAGCAATCACCTCGAACGAACTTAGAAACCTTACCATGAATTTGTTTCACCctctgacagtttttttttcttttttttacagatcACATGGTTAATGGGCAGACTTCTCTTCACAGACCCTCTCTACAGACTGGGTCTTTTCACCTTTGGTTGCAGTCCTGGAGGGACAAGCTCCAACTTCTGGACGTTGATGTTCAATGGGGACATTAACCTTTCAATCACCATGACGGCTATTTCGACCATAGCGGCCATGGGTGAGTTTACTACTAACGTATGTcggatatgcatatatatatatatatatagtatatatatatatatatatatatatatatatacatatatataatatataattatatatatattatataataatatatatttaatatatatacaatatatatatatatatatatatatatatatatatatatataatactcatatatatatatatatatcaatatatatatatctgatatatataatatatatatatatatatatactatatatatatatatatatatatctatatatatatatatatatatatatatatatatatatatatatatatatatatatatatagatatatatatatatatatatatatatctatatatatatatctatatatatatatatatatatatatatatatatatatatatgtgtgtgtgtgtgtgtgtgtgtgtgtggatataaatgaatatatcatatatatatatatatatatatatatatatatatatatatatatatatatatatatatatgtggatatatatatatatggacgctatatatatatatatatatatatatatatatatacacttgataCCGACGGAAATTATTCATGAATACTGATTAAAGAAACATGAGAAACCTTACTGTATACATAATTCGCATTTTCAAATCAAGGTgtgtggtgctctctctctctctctctcctctctctctctctctctctcttctctctctctccataacaggTAAACCCCATGACACCCTTATTTTAGTAAACTCTATTAACATCAGCAaacgaagggaaaaaattaaCCTAGAGATATACGATTTATATCAATTATCATTTCATGCAAATTCGAGCTCTGAACGTCGCGAGAGTCAAGAGAGTTCGCAGGTGTTTGCCCAACTTTGATGGGTTGTCAGTATCCTGGTGCTAGAAAGTAACATACGTCGTGTTAATTCAGCCAATTACCGCCGTAATAAGACTGTAGAGCACTTTGTCggtgatgtctctctctctctctctctctctctctctctctattatatatatatatatatatatatatatatctatatatcaagagaaaatttgcctgggcgggtccaacattctatattgcgctcatacttattctctgcatcctaagctacacaattacgacccgaaggatattcaactctactttgctggcgaaggactcgtgctgggatgatctattcatcgcgaacgtaatcgtgtagcttaggatgcagagaataagtatgagcgcaatatgaATGTTGGAACCcgccaggcaaatttttccccttgttttaaccctgtgaaaataggccgtttcattggactataggtggttgtctggaactgtgtaatggtcgaaaagttgttcgaacgttagttaaaagtgaagtagtataacctcggtcatgtatcctatatatataaagtatcatgtatcctatatataattgatcataaataacagaatcgaaatatatctttgcgtgtacgcaataggaatctatttaaagtgcacatatattaatcataattatatgaatccatatacatatgtataaacaaatcaggtagcctataatcaatctgttaccttttatcttaccaatatctgcagttatatgagttagtatattgattaatgtatcagatatataacatttagcataaaaatcaacgaatcaatcagcataaacattaataatttttatcaattcatatatgaaattttttatcagttaaaatatgatttttatcatgttaatcttcattctatgcaattatcagagtacattagtattttctgtagcgtatgtatcttaatgagatgaagtgaaaaaactgtatcattatatatcacgtgatcactattatttaccaatatcattgttttatattttactacttgaatcaattcatgtacaccatgaatttttgttttatttactaatatatatatatatatattatcacatagtgtctgtatcacactcctataagtcaaatgcaagtcagtttgagtaatattcagtagctggttttggtagctgaccgagctaatgtaagtgtttacataataaaatatggaatgttagtccatatatataaaagattgcttgcaggaatgtgatcagaactagagacgctaaagatgacgtatacaataagtatgtaggctaagttgacatgccgtcatctgtggtcattcatttgttttgaaacagtccaagctccctgcttgagacaactaccccgacctataattcaaacggcctacgtgatctgtagcgtgtctcattttgattgtgtgttcgtatgaaactatgtcatttgtatgtatgttcatatgttcgaactactgtctgttccttcataacttgtaacagagatggtagacgagcagaacagagttagctatcgtcattagaagacctgtacctctttacctaagctttatcatgtagaggaataggattagccatcatcattggcagaagcgatcaagctatcgttattagaagacttgtacaatcatatctgatcttcagcatgtaaaacttcagaagaatatataattttttatacttagtgttttctacaagaacctcctcaccatgagtttaacacatcgtcgtaataaccaacaagataataccgacttcgtaaatgatctacaaacccccagacactccattgaagatggaagtgcaataccaaccgacttagcgtaaagattatcgctagtctaacattacctcatagggcgccttatcatacaaggcacaagccctaatataatatatatatatatatatatatatatatatatataatatatatatatatatatatatatatatatatatatatacataatctcaagtataaaagtcccgttaaaacactctggttaaaatctaaggactacatttcggtggactgacttccacccttgtCAAGTAGTCCTcagttttaaaccagtgttttaatgggactttttttttaatactttagaCGTATCCTGTtataaacagaagaatttatatttacgtacacacacacacacacacacacacacacacacacatatattatatatatatatatatatatatatatatatatatatatatataatatatatatattatatattatatatatatatatatatatatatatatatatatatatatatatatatataatatatatatatatattatattatacgtatacatacatatatatacccatatatatatgtagatattatgtatatatacaaatgtatataaatatgatatacaatatgtataaatgtatatagtatagtatatatatatatatatatatatatatatatatattatatatatatatatatatatatatatatatgtatatatatgtatatatataataaatttaagctAACGTCTTAAAGTAATTACTTAATTGCCTCCTAGGGATGATGCCTCTCTGGATGTTCACCTTAGGATCGAGCCTTTTggaagagaataataatattcACATTCCATTTGGGAACTTGGCTGTTTCCTTGGCTGCTCTCACCATTCCCGTTTGCATCGGTATAGTCATTAGGTAAGTACTCCCTGGTAAGTAGTACCCGttggttcatttatttttttatcgttaaatacgattttcattgttttgaaactataaacacatacacaaaaacacacacacacttatataaatttctgacccaCATCGAGATCGAACCCGGGACTTTCAATTGAAACGGAAGGGTTCTGCCAACTGAACCACACAAGTCAATTGAAAAACCTTGGTTCGATCCCCGTGTGTGCTCTTAATTTATTTCTGTACCACGCTcgattatttgttgattttttaaatacacacacacaagatatatatatacatatatatatatatatatatatatatatatatatatatatatatatatatatatatacacacacacacacacacacacacacacacatatatatatatatatatatatatatatatatatatatatatatatatatatatatatatatatatatatatatatatatatatgatatatatatataatatatacatttatatatatgtgtttatatatatacgtatatagatatatatatggtatgtatacacacacatatgtatatattatgtatatatatacgcatgtatatataacCCGTAGTAAATTCTTAATTAAAATCCTTGGAGCTTACCCACCTTCTTAACCTCTGCCTTTATTCCTCAGGTTAAAACGGCCAAACTGGGCAGACACTGGGCGGAAAGTGATCaagcctttctctctctgtctcctcctgTTTTTCATGTCTGTGAGTATACTGCTGGCATCCAATTATTCGTTTGTCTTCTTTTcgtctttttattcttttgttttctatGGGAAATGGGAGCACGCCTCCGAACATACCATTCTCGACTAACACACGGACACCTTATGAATAAACCACATAACTCTAAGTATAAAGTAATGATGAATAGTAGACATTTGTTGCGTGAATGTCCTAAGTATAATCAGCAGCGGCTATCAAGTTTTTGAAATAAGTCGAGCAACGAAATGTTGCCAGAACCTTCAACATTTGCAGTTCATCCCGTTATGGACTTCTTGAGACATggtaatttaattgataaaatacaaaaaataaaaataataccattaaaaacaaatcgttcgggccagccccatgagagctgataatcagctcagttaatattaatgataataatttgtatGGGAATTAACGAGTCAAATTCCCTTGAGGTTTAATTCACGTTGACGTAAACACAGtcgatttttttctaatattcttcAAATATTAAACTTCCTTCTACCACCGCCAAcgccacattttttttctatgttcccAGTCTAAAAACGATACTcctctatatttaatttttcttccgTCAGATGTTATCCTTCCTTCCACCACCGCCACGTACCCCTCCCCCCCAGacccccacccccgacccccaccccctccatttTTCTCATACGAACATCCTGTTCTATTGAAGTGTCACCAGGCAAGCTTTGTGGGTAGTCCCTTCATACTTATGTGCCATGAATAGTGATGAAAATAATAACGATGTTAAATACGATTTGTTAATCATATTTAATCACCGGTTCAAAATGAAAGTTAGGCAAGATCTCGAAAGTTCACAGAATGGTATTAAACTTCTACTTTTATatgtttcgatatatatatatatatatatatatatatatatatatatatgtgtgtgtgtgtgtgtgtgtgtgtgtatatatatatacatatatatatgtgtgtgtgtatatatatatatatatatatggtataagccacgaaggaaaaataacgacggagtttctgcaagatctttcgactcgacgtcctttactcagtttgtctgctgagtaaaggacgtcgagtcgaaagatcttgcaggaactccgttgtttatttttccttcgtggcttatacctttatttatggacttatcacgttccaaactttcgtgattcagtgatacatatatacatatatatatatatatatatatatatatatatatatatatatatatatatatatttatttatatggaatttcccatttctatttattattcgcCAAATCGAGAAGCACTGTTTTGAAACCCCAATCCTAACAGTAACAGCAAGTAAGTTAACATTAATGATAATACTCCTCCTTGGCATCAGGTGGGAACGTACAACTCCTACAAAGTGGTCATGATGATGACTTGGCAAATGATCCTAGCAGGCTTCCTGGTCGTGATTTGTGGCTACACCTTAGGAGccatttttgccaaaatattCTGCCTGAGCACACCTCAGGTCATCGCCGTCAGTATAGAGACGGCCCTGCAGAATCCAGGCGTGGCCTTTATCCTCCTGAAGCTCTCCATCGAAAGCCCTTACAGGTGAGTGAAATTTTCCTTAGGAGGGAGGTCTAGAGCAGGGGTTCGTAAtaaggggtatccataccccttaggggtatgagaaccacatgctgggagtatgggacttgatctctaaatatatatgtatatattttatattaatgcgTCAATGTGTACATgggtacatttgtaaataaataactatataaaactttaaatgcttttgattgtCTTGTATTTcgattcctagctattcatacctaaattacgttttaaaataagtatattaagttatattatcACCAAAAAGGACTTAGGTGGATTTAAGCAAAGGGGATATAGAAGCATTGGGCaatgggggtctggagtcatcaaatggttaagaacccctggtctAGAGCCCCCTACTTTCTGTCACCCATGTCCCCCTCTCCTTCCTTTTTCCTACACTcctttgtgtgcatgtgtgtgtgtgcgttttgggGGTCTAGGTAAACAAGGGTTTTTGGTTCCCCTACTAAATTACCTTTGCAAATACCATTTCTACATTCTATACGCAGAGATTTCCTCACTATGCTGATAGCCTTCAATTCGCCGTTTTTAgactttcacaaaataaaattttttcaaaagcaatttcaataatattttcttataaatacataatatatatatgatacactcTCATTCCACTTACCTGTTGATGACCAGTGACACGATCCTTATACACTTTATTCTTTCAGTGATTTGGCGTCCGTACCGATCATGGCCGCTCTGTTCGTCAGTGGACCTCCACTGGTCATCACTTACTTCCTGTACCAACTGGCGAAAAAATGCTGTGGATGCTGTAAAGGAGAGGACAAGGAAACGGCGATTCCCCAACAGACTTCCCCAGAGGAGTCGTCGTTCATCCCCGGCGAGGATTTACGGGAGGATGGAACAAAATCTAAGGAAATATCCATGGGGTAAAGGTTAAAGGAATTACAATGGGTTAGTTGTTAACAGTTATAGACTATTGTGTGGTAATTAACACAATATAAAAGGGTTAAGGATCATGCCAAAGAGACGATAATTCTGGATGTAGATTCAGGATGCATCAGTGAGGGAAAGTAGTGCTATCCGTTCCAGGTCAAAGTTTACAGATCATTCCACTGGACAAAAGATGAAGAATTGGCTGCATAATAGAAAAGATACATCCTTGAGATACAGCTTACAGAATCTGTCGAAGAAAAACGATTAGAGACAGTGTCAAGGTAAAGATTAAAGTATACATCGTAGCATAAAGTTTACAGATAATTTAAAGGAATTAAGGCTGAATGCAGTTGGACAGAAATAACAAATAGGCTTTAAATTAACTACTGGCTAGACTTCAATAAATACAAACGAAAAGTGATCGCAGTACAAAATTTAAGTTTATCAGAAGATGAATGTCAGAAATACTTTGAGATCAGTTTAAAAGCAAATGCCGTAAGataatttttaaaggatttaccAATTTATGATTCTAAGATAAAACTACATAGGATGAAaacctaagaaaaaaaatccttagatgagtaattattaaaTACATCACTTCAAGGTGAATTCTCAAATACACTGCGTGGGATAATGTTTTAGTGAAATTCTTTTCATAAGGTGTCACGGAATGATAATTCAGTAGACCCTATAATTAAGAGGGAAAATAAATTCTAGTCATTTCAACAGTAATTGCTCTGGGAAAATGCATTAAcccttgtttcaaaattaaagaGAACGCGTTTGGATAGGCTTAGAGCGAGCTTCCGTTTGGAATTAAATCAAAAGAGAAAATGTATGGCATAACATTCTAAGATAAACGCCCTTTGGAACACAGCTCTGAGGGAAatcccatttgtatttaaatCAACAGGGAAACCGTATGGGGTGAGGGATTTTAAATTACGTAAAGGAAAAGGACTAAAACTAACAGAGATGACAACGTATTCTCCCGTGGCTGGGGAGATTTTGCCATTAAGTTAAAGTAGTTCTTATGACGAAATATTAGAAGTTCTAATTTAGTATAATACTTGCACATTTGATTTTCATTTCACGTGCACGTATTGTATCATTTTGAAAACAGGTTTAATGACAGACATTCgacttttttaaaatatatgcaaTGAGTTGTCATGCAAAAAGCAAATATGTACTTTTTATGTATGCCCATGTAAGACTGACATATCAAAACAGTTAGGCTGaagataaatatcaaataaattacacaacttttttttatatcgaaaTGAAAAAGTAAAGGAATTGGCAAGATGAGATCTGTTTCCTTTAAAAACCTGCTTTAACACCTTTACTCTTCAAATACCAAAAGTTAATAACAGCTGCTGAATGTAACCAGAAGCGTGAGCTTATAACTTGCTTGATATAAGTCATATAAACATTATCTGCTATATGTAGCTCTCTCAGAGACAATCAATCACAAAACTGAAACGAAGTCTAATATTTTCGTGGGTCGATCTACTGATGCGACACAAAAATCAAGATTCTGGCCTTCAACAATTCCTGGtacattttttataaaagggAGAGAAATTGTATGATTACGGTAATTGGGGAAAAACTTAGTCTTTATGTAAATCAAGGCTAAGTAACGCTCAAAGAATATTTTTATCAGCAGCGGGACATAGACGCAACATTATTTGCATTCATGTTTTAGCAGATGAGTTCGGGGAGATGGTTAGTGATCAGTCACAGTAATTTGGACGAGTAAAAGTCACTGAGGCGGTAACTGATTACCCGTTTCGATCCAGGCCCGAAGGAGGGAATAAAGAGTAAACGGAACGAAGGAACAAGGGTCGTACTCACGAAGGACATGATATACCTGCCTCTTAAAGAAAGGAAGGCTAtgagagtaaaaaaagaaaacagaagcgGGAAGAGACTTCTACAGCCGGACGTAAAATAGAATAAACAGTTACTGACAGGACGACTGCAGTTTTCCAAAGAGCTGATGTGGGAAGAGGCAGCCTGAGAGGAGGGTGACTTCTCCCCATTAATGCAATGCAGCACTATCCCCCAc is part of the Macrobrachium nipponense isolate FS-2020 chromosome 6, ASM1510439v2, whole genome shotgun sequence genome and harbors:
- the LOC135216066 gene encoding ileal sodium/bile acid cotransporter-like produces the protein MMRKCIVFAIVVTLASRASSLYLETFHTGIWKVAEDTQHTLNLSLRLSANESLEAFPAADVFLGNPGALLIVTAVPDEGWKLQFVNSSAVFTAQEVLEGATKNISFSGYYWGFTHLAFYLTRNDLDPDFENKTLLRDDLEIVVDRSSMTVDVIFISVGSVLVLFNNINMGAQMNIGLILKVLKKPIGPLCGFLSQFICMPTITWLMGRLLFTDPLYRLGLFTFGCSPGGTSSNFWTLMFNGDINLSITMTAISTIAAMGMMPLWMFTLGSSLLEENNNIHIPFGNLAVSLAALTIPVCIGIVIRLKRPNWADTGRKVIKPFSLCLLLFFMSVGTYNSYKVVMMMTWQMILAGFLVVICGYTLGAIFAKIFCLSTPQVIAVSIETALQNPGVAFILLKLSIESPYSDLASVPIMAALFVSGPPLVITYFLYQLAKKCCGCCKGEDKETAIPQQTSPEESSFIPGEDLREDGTKSKEISMG